Below is a window of Geothermobacter ehrlichii DNA.
GTGTCACCGGCCTGAATGACCTTGTTGCGAGGCCGCAGCTGCAGCCCCTGCGCGACGGCCGATTGCAGATCGCAGCCGGCATGAACCGTCGCACAGGCCAGTTCGCAGTTCTTGCACCCCAGACATTTTTGTGGATCAGCGTAGATAATGGGGTTCTCGATGGTTTTCTTCATCTCGGATTACCTCCTTGCTCCTTTTGGACTTCCATATCTTCGATGTAGAGCTCCTTGCCGCCAACAATCTCTACAGATGTGCTTTCGCACTCCGGGCACCGAAAGCGAAACTCTCGGATACGGAACTCCCTGGAGCAGTCGCCGCACTGGCCCGTCAGCGGAACCTGCTCTATGAGGAGCTCGGCTCCTTCGACTACGGTCCCTTCGGCGAAGACCTCAAAGCAAGCCGTCAGGGTCATCGGTTCCACCGCCGTCAATTCACCGACCTTCAACTTCACCCGGACAACCTTCTGGATCTTGTGCTCCGCCACCTTGGCGCGGATGATTTCGAAGAGGCTGCCGACTATCGCCGTCTCGTGCATGGATCCTCATCCTTAGACTGCCGTCCGTCGCATGGTCCTGCAGACAGCGAGGGATCTTCCACTGAACTCCAACTTAAGGCAGGGCGGAGAAAAATTCTGTCACCTAGCCGACACTTCGAAGAAAAATCGCTGGCGGGGAGATCCCCTGGCAGCCGTCGGCGACGGGGAACAGAGAAAGCCCCTTCGCAGGTGTCGCAGCTACCTCTCCGTGCAGGAGATACAGGGGTCGATGCTGTTGATGATCAGCGGGATGTCGGAGACCTTGTTGCCGATCATCATCACCCCCAGGGCATCCCAGTTCATATAGGTGGGTACCCGCCACTTGAGCCGTTCGGGGGTGTCCGAACCGTCGGTGCGCAGATAGTAGATCAGCTCCCCGCGCGGGGCTTCACTCTTGGCCACCGCTTCGCCGGCGGGGATTTCCGGCATGATCCCGATCCAGGTGGGCCCTTGGGGCATATCTTCGAGACATTGCAGGATGATACCTACCGCCTCCTGCGCCTCCCTGAGGCGGACCATGGCCCTGGCCAGAACGTCGCCGGACTGCTCGGTCTGGACCTGAAAGTCCAGCCTGTCATAGGCCGCATAAGGGCTCTTCTTGCGCACATCGTAGGCGATGCCCGAGCCGCGGGCCACCGGGCCCACGAGGCCGTATCTAACCGCCTCTTCCTTCGGCAGGATGCCAACCCCTTCGGTACGCATGCGCACGAAGGGGTTCTCGGTATAGAGGCGATAGATCTCTTCCAGAGGTTTCTTCATCCTCTCCATCTGGGCCTTGAGATATTGGCTCTGTTCGGCCGTCAGATCGTATTTGACCCCGCCGATGCAGTTGGCCCCCAGGTCCATGCGGTTGCCGTAGATGCTTTCCTTGACGTCCTGCATGATCTCGCGGGTTTCCATCACGTGCATGAAGAGGGAGTCAAAGCCGATGATGTGGGCCATGATGCTGCAGTTGAAGAGGTTCGAGGAGATGCGCTTGATCTCGTCGGCGATGACCCTCAGGTATTCGGCCCGTTCGGGAATGCGGATTCCGGCGATGCTCTCCAGCGCCATGCAATAGGTGCACGGGTGATTGTTGGAGCAGAGGGAGCAGAGCCGTTCGGTCAGGGTGATGTTCTGATAGAAGTTGCGCTTCATCGCCAGAAATTCCATCCCCCGGTGAACATGGCCGGCGGTGATGTCGAGCCCGACGACGGTCTCGCCCTTGACCTCCACCTTGAAATACATGGGCTCTTCCAGAGCCACATGAAGCGGCCCTACGGGTATGGTGTAGGTGCTCATTTCTCCTCCTTTCCAGCGGCCGCGGCCATGACTCTCTCCCAGAGGGTCTTGCTGCCGGCGCCGTTGGTCATGGTCGAAAAGGGAATCAGCT
It encodes the following:
- the hypA gene encoding hydrogenase maturation nickel metallochaperone HypA codes for the protein MHETAIVGSLFEIIRAKVAEHKIQKVVRVKLKVGELTAVEPMTLTACFEVFAEGTVVEGAELLIEQVPLTGQCGDCSREFRIREFRFRCPECESTSVEIVGGKELYIEDMEVQKEQGGNPR
- a CDS encoding hydrogenase large subunit is translated as MSTYTIPVGPLHVALEEPMYFKVEVKGETVVGLDITAGHVHRGMEFLAMKRNFYQNITLTERLCSLCSNNHPCTYCMALESIAGIRIPERAEYLRVIADEIKRISSNLFNCSIMAHIIGFDSLFMHVMETREIMQDVKESIYGNRMDLGANCIGGVKYDLTAEQSQYLKAQMERMKKPLEEIYRLYTENPFVRMRTEGVGILPKEEAVRYGLVGPVARGSGIAYDVRKKSPYAAYDRLDFQVQTEQSGDVLARAMVRLREAQEAVGIILQCLEDMPQGPTWIGIMPEIPAGEAVAKSEAPRGELIYYLRTDGSDTPERLKWRVPTYMNWDALGVMMIGNKVSDIPLIINSIDPCISCTER